Proteins from a genomic interval of Paenibacillus lentus:
- a CDS encoding TrkH family potassium uptake protein: protein MLKEDEVNTMLSQWFKLTPPRILVLGFAAIILTGSLLLMMPQANTTGERLPFVDALFTATSATCVTGLVVRDTGLYFTTFGQIVILTLIQVGGLGFMTMATLFSLVFKRRISLRDRLLLQEAMKQNSMEGIVRLIRKVLVYSLVIEASAALLFTIRWVFDMPFGQAVYYGVFHAVSLFNNAGFDLFGEYRSLMGYVNDPLVNIVAMFLIVSGGLGFIVLSELVDFRRTRKLSLHSKIVLSMTSALILAGAVVIFVFEFTNVKTMGSLDWSGKIWGSFFQSIATRTAGANSVDIGGLRQASQFFVIMLMFIGASPGSTGGGIKTTTFMVLVGAVISMIRGRHDLVLFRYRMTQERIFKAVTITMLALFLIISVAMVLSTTEDASFLSILFETTSAFATVGLSMGLTMDLTDIGKVILCFMMFTGRLGLLTLAYALGPKKGKELYRHPEGKMIIG, encoded by the coding sequence ATGCTGAAGGAAGATGAGGTGAACACGATGCTGTCCCAGTGGTTTAAATTAACTCCTCCGCGTATATTAGTACTCGGTTTTGCAGCTATTATATTGACTGGGTCTCTGCTGCTTATGATGCCACAGGCCAATACGACCGGGGAGCGGCTTCCTTTTGTCGATGCTTTGTTTACGGCTACTTCAGCTACCTGTGTCACAGGACTCGTTGTTCGGGATACGGGACTTTACTTTACGACATTTGGTCAAATCGTAATTTTGACGTTGATTCAGGTGGGGGGCCTCGGCTTTATGACGATGGCAACCCTGTTCTCTCTAGTATTCAAGCGGCGCATTTCGCTACGGGATCGTCTTTTACTGCAAGAGGCGATGAAGCAAAACTCGATGGAAGGTATCGTCCGGCTCATTCGCAAGGTGCTGGTGTATTCCCTGGTTATTGAAGCTAGTGCGGCACTGTTGTTTACGATTCGCTGGGTTTTCGACATGCCCTTTGGTCAGGCGGTTTATTATGGAGTTTTTCATGCTGTCTCTCTGTTCAACAATGCGGGCTTTGACTTATTCGGGGAATATCGCAGTCTGATGGGGTATGTGAACGATCCGCTCGTTAATATCGTGGCGATGTTTTTAATCGTATCGGGGGGCCTCGGTTTTATCGTCCTGTCCGAGCTGGTAGATTTCCGGCGCACCCGCAAGCTGTCACTGCATTCCAAGATCGTATTATCGATGACGAGTGCTCTCATTCTGGCCGGGGCTGTAGTTATCTTTGTATTTGAATTTACGAACGTGAAAACGATGGGCTCCTTGGACTGGAGCGGGAAAATTTGGGGCTCGTTCTTCCAATCGATTGCGACAAGGACCGCGGGAGCGAATTCGGTGGATATCGGCGGACTCCGCCAGGCCTCCCAGTTTTTCGTTATTATGCTGATGTTCATCGGCGCTTCTCCCGGTTCGACGGGGGGCGGGATTAAGACGACGACATTTATGGTTCTGGTCGGGGCGGTCATTTCTATGATTCGCGGACGCCATGATTTGGTGCTCTTCCGCTATCGGATGACTCAGGAGCGGATATTCAAAGCGGTCACGATTACGATGTTGGCTTTGTTCCTTATCATTTCGGTAGCGATGGTGCTGTCAACGACCGAAGACGCCAGCTTCCTAAGCATTTTGTTCGAGACGACTTCCGCCTTTGCCACGGTAGGTTTATCGATGGGGCTGACGATGGATTTGACCGATATCGGGAAGGTCATACTGTGCTTCATGATGTTTACCGGCCGGCTCGGACTCTTGACGTTGGCTTATGCGCTTGGGCCAAAAAAGGGTAAGGAGTTGTATCGCCACCCCGAAGGGAAAATGATTATAGGATAG
- a CDS encoding YqzM family protein, whose product MDANTHVNDPREHINEEPRNDLFDLMNGFFGMLTLMAVIFFGMVIVKFLAG is encoded by the coding sequence ATGGATGCAAATACGCATGTAAATGATCCGCGGGAGCATATCAACGAAGAGCCGCGCAACGACTTATTTGACCTCATGAACGGTTTCTTTGGTATGCTGACGCTAATGGCCGTCATTTTCTTCGGCATGGTCATTGTAAAGTTTCTCGCCGGCTAA
- the uvrC gene encoding excinuclease ABC subunit UvrC: MNHKPVNELQEQEKALENIRHKLALLPDLPGCYLMKNKEGTIIYVGKAKVLKNRVRSYFTGSHDGKTQLLVSEIRDFEYIVTASNMEALILECNLIKTHHPRYNVLLKDDKTFPYLKITNEPHPRLEVTRRVLKDKAKYFGPYPNAYAAQQTKKLLDRMYPLRKCNVMPKEVCLYYHMGQCMAPCVQEVPQAKYDEITQEIHSFLNGGHEEIKKELQRKMQEAAEELYFERAKELRDQIMNIDAIMEKQKITMADAKDRDVFGYAVDKGWMCVQILYMRQGKMIERHASVFPFYGEAYQDFLSYVTQYYSDNPALPQEILLPAEPSGKVAEAGAVSDSGSKEVTDAADETVDATTDVMTDAINGAAELQQWLGVKTHVPKRGLKRQMIGMAEENAKVSLEEKFRLIERDEERTLKAAENLGLAIGLESLSRIEAFDNSNIQGTNPVSAMVVFIDGKPAKKEYRKYKVRTVEGPDDYETMREVIRRRYERVLKENLPQPDLIVVDGGKGQISAAIDVLENELGLFIPVCGLVKDDKHKTAQLMVGDPPEPVHLPRDSQEFYLLQRIQDEVHRFAITFHREQRAKSMVTSRLDAIPGIGEKRRTMLLKHFGSLKKIKEASVEDFRPLSIGDKLANQIINALRDEES; this comes from the coding sequence TTGAATCATAAACCGGTTAATGAGCTGCAGGAGCAGGAAAAAGCACTGGAGAATATTCGCCATAAGCTGGCCCTTCTACCGGACTTGCCAGGTTGTTATTTAATGAAGAACAAAGAAGGAACGATCATTTACGTCGGGAAGGCCAAAGTGCTGAAAAATCGCGTGCGCTCTTATTTTACAGGCAGTCATGATGGCAAAACTCAGCTGCTCGTCTCGGAAATCCGCGATTTTGAATATATCGTTACCGCCAGCAATATGGAAGCACTCATTTTGGAATGTAATTTGATTAAGACGCATCATCCGCGTTACAATGTCCTGCTTAAGGACGACAAGACGTTCCCCTATTTGAAAATTACGAACGAGCCTCACCCAAGGCTGGAGGTTACGCGGCGGGTGCTTAAGGATAAAGCGAAATATTTTGGCCCTTATCCTAACGCTTATGCGGCCCAACAGACCAAAAAGCTGCTTGACCGCATGTATCCCTTGCGTAAGTGCAATGTTATGCCTAAAGAGGTCTGTTTGTATTATCACATGGGGCAATGCATGGCTCCCTGCGTGCAGGAGGTGCCTCAAGCGAAATACGACGAAATTACGCAAGAGATCCATTCGTTTCTTAACGGAGGCCATGAAGAAATCAAGAAAGAGCTGCAGCGTAAAATGCAGGAAGCAGCGGAGGAGCTGTACTTCGAGCGAGCGAAAGAGCTGCGTGATCAAATCATGAATATCGATGCGATCATGGAGAAGCAGAAAATTACGATGGCCGATGCCAAAGACCGTGACGTGTTTGGTTATGCAGTCGATAAGGGCTGGATGTGCGTACAAATCTTGTATATGCGCCAAGGGAAAATGATTGAAAGACATGCCTCTGTTTTTCCATTCTATGGTGAGGCTTATCAGGATTTCCTGTCGTATGTGACCCAGTATTACAGCGATAATCCGGCATTGCCTCAGGAAATTTTGCTCCCGGCAGAGCCGTCCGGCAAAGTGGCGGAAGCGGGAGCTGTCTCTGATTCCGGTTCTAAGGAAGTAACGGATGCAGCGGATGAAACGGTAGACGCCACGACGGACGTCATGACCGACGCGATTAACGGGGCGGCGGAGCTCCAGCAGTGGCTCGGGGTCAAAACGCATGTGCCGAAGCGCGGACTAAAACGGCAAATGATTGGGATGGCCGAGGAGAATGCCAAGGTATCTCTGGAAGAAAAGTTCCGCCTCATTGAGCGAGATGAGGAGCGTACCTTGAAAGCGGCTGAGAACCTAGGCCTGGCGATTGGTCTGGAGTCGCTGTCGCGTATTGAGGCTTTTGACAACTCGAATATTCAGGGAACGAATCCGGTTTCCGCGATGGTCGTGTTTATTGATGGAAAGCCAGCGAAGAAGGAATATCGTAAATACAAGGTGCGTACGGTCGAGGGGCCGGACGATTATGAGACGATGCGGGAAGTCATTCGCCGCAGATATGAGCGGGTCTTGAAGGAAAATCTGCCGCAGCCCGATTTGATTGTCGTGGACGGCGGCAAGGGTCAAATTTCGGCGGCGATCGATGTGCTGGAGAATGAGCTGGGCTTGTTCATTCCTGTATGCGGACTTGTCAAGGATGACAAGCATAAGACAGCCCAGCTTATGGTGGGAGATCCGCCGGAGCCGGTTCATTTGCCGCGTGACAGTCAGGAGTTCTATCTTTTGCAGCGGATTCAAGACGAGGTTCACCGTTTTGCGATCACGTTTCACCGCGAGCAGCGGGCCAAATCCATGGTTACCTCTCGTCTAGATGCGATACCGGGCATCGGGGAGAAGCGGCGGACGATGCTGTTGAAGCATTTTGGTTCGCTCAAAAAAATAAAAGAGGCCTCCGTCGAAGACTTCAGGCCTCTGTCGATCGGCGATAAGCTCGCCAATCAAATTATAAATGCCCTTCGGGACGAGGAGTCGTAA
- a CDS encoding ABC transporter ATP-binding protein, producing MLEYTLKCHQIYKKLGDVQAIHDVTVDFEPNAIHGLLGPSGAGKTTLLHLISGQLFPDQGSVTAGHYPIHENPLIVSNICLVKAEERSWSQYKVGDIMKFCSLLYPAWDAKLAAELLHQFRIPPNQRFKQLSRGNQSLLGIVKGLASRSPITLFDEPTLGLDAEKREAFYELLLRDYSEHPRTLILSTHLIDESADLLQFITLLQQGTVTAHKNAEEFADQARYLQGSTKQLEPFFGDARVLNRESLGHVTRIAWLGSLDNEPSLREQGIDISPIPLQKLFVYLTRQEHRTSEVNVHESVS from the coding sequence ATGCTGGAATACACCTTGAAATGCCATCAAATCTATAAAAAGCTCGGAGACGTGCAGGCCATTCATGATGTCACTGTCGATTTTGAGCCCAATGCGATCCATGGTTTGCTGGGCCCTAGCGGAGCCGGCAAAACGACACTCCTTCATTTAATATCCGGCCAGTTGTTTCCGGATCAAGGAAGCGTTACGGCAGGACATTATCCCATACATGAAAATCCGCTCATCGTCTCCAATATATGCCTCGTTAAAGCGGAAGAACGATCTTGGAGCCAATACAAAGTCGGAGATATCATGAAGTTCTGCTCCCTGCTCTACCCAGCCTGGGACGCCAAACTCGCCGCAGAGCTACTGCACCAGTTCCGTATCCCCCCGAATCAGAGGTTCAAGCAATTGTCGCGAGGGAACCAGTCGCTGCTCGGCATTGTAAAAGGGCTTGCGAGCCGTAGTCCGATTACATTGTTCGACGAACCGACGCTCGGACTGGATGCGGAAAAGCGGGAAGCGTTCTATGAACTGCTCCTGCGCGATTATAGCGAGCATCCGCGAACCCTAATCCTGTCTACACATCTGATCGACGAATCCGCTGATCTGCTGCAATTTATCACGCTGCTGCAGCAGGGAACCGTCACCGCCCATAAGAATGCGGAGGAATTCGCGGATCAAGCGCGTTATCTCCAGGGCAGCACGAAGCAACTAGAGCCCTTCTTTGGAGATGCAAGAGTCTTGAACAGAGAGTCCCTCGGCCATGTAACAAGAATTGCCTGGTTGGGCTCCCTAGACAATGAACCTTCTTTAAGAGAGCAAGGGATCGATATCAGTCCTATCCCCTTGCAGAAGCTATTCGTCTATTTAACCCGCCAAGAGCATCGAACCTCGGAGGTGAATGTCCATGAGAGCGTTTCGTAA
- the dnaI gene encoding primosomal protein DnaI, which translates to MESLGELLSQMKSPGLRRRSEELTAKLMNDPLVLELRARYPELSDSQLTLNMAKLYQYVQTSRHCDSCPGLERCPNDFPGHYTKLTVESFHGAATINDRQVPCNLQAQRERELAIKKRIHSFYVDERALEEGYSEVEIMGKDRERAPAVSRIFQYINEVKASGLSPRGLYLEGHFGTGKTFLMCYLLHELAKAGYSGVIVYMPEFVEDLKSMFQDNQKLKETVEIMKQADLLIFDDIGAENLNPWVRDHVMGSILNFRMNRKPTFYTSNYSLKGLEKHLSFTSKDGEEIHKGQRLMDRIAPFVEVVQVRGVNKRGLK; encoded by the coding sequence ATGGAATCACTGGGGGAATTGCTGTCACAGATGAAAAGTCCGGGACTTCGCCGGCGCTCTGAGGAATTAACGGCAAAGCTGATGAACGATCCGCTCGTGTTGGAGCTAAGAGCTCGTTATCCAGAACTGAGCGATAGTCAGCTTACCTTGAATATGGCGAAGCTTTATCAATATGTGCAGACTTCGCGTCACTGTGATAGCTGTCCAGGGCTCGAGCGCTGCCCCAATGATTTTCCCGGCCACTATACCAAGCTAACGGTTGAATCGTTTCATGGAGCTGCGACGATCAATGATCGGCAAGTGCCCTGCAACCTGCAGGCTCAGAGGGAACGGGAACTGGCGATCAAAAAGCGGATTCATAGCTTTTATGTAGATGAACGGGCACTGGAGGAAGGTTATAGTGAAGTCGAGATCATGGGCAAGGATCGGGAGCGGGCTCCAGCCGTCAGCCGAATATTCCAATATATTAATGAGGTGAAGGCTAGCGGACTATCGCCTCGCGGATTGTATTTGGAAGGCCATTTCGGAACAGGCAAGACGTTTCTAATGTGCTATCTGCTGCATGAGCTGGCCAAAGCGGGATATTCTGGCGTTATCGTATATATGCCCGAATTCGTAGAAGATTTGAAATCCATGTTCCAGGACAACCAGAAGTTGAAGGAAACTGTCGAAATCATGAAGCAGGCCGACCTGCTCATCTTCGACGATATCGGCGCTGAGAACTTGAATCCTTGGGTTCGTGATCATGTGATGGGTTCGATATTGAACTTTCGCATGAATCGCAAGCCGACCTTCTATACGTCGAATTATTCGCTTAAGGGACTGGAGAAGCATCTTAGCTTTACGAGCAAGGATGGAGAGGAGATTCATAAGGGGCAGCGTTTAATGGATCGGATCGCTCCGTTTGTTGAGGTAGTGCAAGTACGCGGCGTGAATAAGCGTGGGCTGAAATAA
- a CDS encoding potassium channel family protein produces the protein MKMQQFVVIGLGRFGSSLALELMDLGFEVLGVDLNEELVDDMSAYLTHAVVADATDEEMLKSLGVRNFDCGIVAIGSDIQMSILTAILLKDLGIKTVVAKAISVLHGRALEKLGVDRVIFPERDMGVRVAHQLVTPNLLDYIELSKEYSIVELRVPDGLVGKTLGEINPRVNYNCSVVALHKRTGVIVAPTAMDVLDAGDIMVLIGSNESIDKFEAVINESE, from the coding sequence ATGAAAATGCAGCAGTTTGTAGTGATCGGCTTAGGACGTTTCGGCTCCAGCCTAGCCCTGGAATTAATGGATTTGGGTTTCGAGGTGTTAGGTGTCGACTTGAACGAAGAATTGGTGGACGACATGAGCGCCTATTTGACCCATGCCGTCGTGGCTGATGCTACGGATGAAGAGATGCTAAAGTCCCTTGGCGTCCGTAACTTCGACTGCGGGATCGTAGCGATCGGCAGCGATATACAGATGAGTATATTGACGGCGATTCTGCTCAAGGATTTGGGCATCAAGACGGTGGTCGCCAAGGCGATCTCCGTGTTGCACGGTCGTGCCCTAGAGAAGCTAGGCGTGGATCGGGTTATTTTTCCGGAGAGGGATATGGGAGTTCGTGTGGCACATCAGCTTGTTACCCCGAATCTTCTCGATTATATCGAGCTGTCGAAGGAATACAGCATTGTCGAGCTCAGGGTGCCGGATGGCTTAGTCGGAAAAACGTTAGGGGAGATTAATCCGCGGGTCAATTACAACTGCAGTGTCGTTGCGCTTCATAAGCGTACGGGAGTTATTGTTGCACCTACCGCGATGGATGTGCTGGATGCTGGTGATATTATGGTACTGATCGGCTCTAATGAGAGCATAGATAAATTTGAAGCTGTGATTAACGAGAGCGAGTGA
- the trxA gene encoding thioredoxin has protein sequence MAIVNVSDQTFNNEVESKGTVLVDFWAPWCGPCKMIAPILDELAAEVGDSVKIAKLNVDDNPESASRFGVMSIPTLILFKDGQPVDKVVGLNSKDALKSLIAKHQ, from the coding sequence ATGGCAATCGTTAACGTATCCGATCAAACTTTCAATAATGAAGTGGAAAGTAAAGGGACAGTCCTGGTTGACTTTTGGGCTCCTTGGTGCGGTCCTTGCAAAATGATCGCTCCGATTCTGGATGAATTGGCGGCTGAGGTGGGTGATTCCGTTAAAATCGCCAAACTGAACGTGGACGATAACCCAGAATCAGCTTCCCGCTTTGGCGTGATGAGTATCCCGACACTCATTCTCTTCAAAGACGGACAACCGGTCGATAAAGTCGTCGGTTTGAACTCGAAAGATGCTCTGAAAAGCCTCATCGCTAAGCACCAATAA
- a CDS encoding CPBP family glutamic-type intramembrane protease — MFSFFSSTGRTPKRNTVRVLAAVGLLLFLTLQFVLPMFTPGSVEQIQKTITKQQATELAAEFARSTLELPVPLDNALVTYETRSDIYGYLSKEGLMKTYTDTYGEQFPLEVFRVRFEQPDNELKALTVDVNMYSGRVVGFERILTYSNATKELLKKQGLENSESLQAMEGYLSLEDRERLAEPYLKAFGFDPAKLRPNITTNKPGLVYDVSGYESGQSHGMIQFNYEDGEVSSMETYFDPPKAHSDYVKGQKKLANWFTWAGYALFTFVLGILAIVYSVKTRPFSSFVRGLVLSSIYFIFSMAGAINMLPMLQVEGMGTGILIIGFVIQGLVTLLLAASIYFSLVGGDGLWRKEGFNLWARAKEPEYGRHVLASMQNGYLWALILLGTQSVIFLILERVFGTWSTTDPTQSAYNMLYPVLFPLLAWVAGIGEEAVYRLFGIPMLKKIFRSTFIASLLSSIIWAFGHTLYPIYPVYSRPIELAIIGLMFSFVFLRYGYITAMFTHVIFNSILMSLSLMLMGGALNWSAGIFYIALPAIVAFVIYLFNPPGRKRSIPPVQPKEEEPLLTTPRPEGHL, encoded by the coding sequence ATGTTCTCTTTCTTTTCGTCAACAGGACGAACGCCGAAACGCAATACCGTTCGGGTGTTGGCCGCTGTAGGTCTTCTTTTATTTTTGACTCTTCAGTTTGTTCTGCCTATGTTCACCCCCGGGTCGGTAGAGCAAATACAGAAGACAATTACGAAGCAACAGGCCACCGAATTAGCGGCTGAATTTGCCAGATCCACGCTGGAATTGCCTGTTCCCTTGGACAATGCCCTGGTTACATACGAAACTCGATCAGACATATATGGCTACTTATCCAAGGAAGGCCTGATGAAAACTTATACGGATACTTATGGCGAACAGTTCCCGTTAGAAGTGTTTCGCGTTCGCTTCGAGCAGCCTGATAACGAGCTTAAAGCCTTAACGGTAGATGTTAATATGTATAGTGGCCGGGTCGTCGGGTTCGAACGTATCCTAACCTATAGCAACGCGACCAAAGAACTGCTTAAGAAACAAGGATTAGAAAACAGCGAGAGCTTGCAGGCAATGGAAGGATACTTGTCGCTAGAAGACAGGGAACGCCTGGCTGAGCCTTACCTGAAAGCATTTGGCTTTGATCCCGCCAAGCTCCGACCGAACATCACGACTAACAAGCCAGGTCTGGTCTATGATGTATCCGGCTATGAGTCCGGTCAATCACACGGGATGATTCAATTTAATTATGAGGATGGAGAAGTTTCCTCCATGGAGACTTACTTCGATCCCCCTAAAGCCCACTCAGACTATGTTAAGGGCCAGAAGAAGCTGGCCAACTGGTTCACATGGGCTGGCTATGCTCTTTTCACGTTCGTGCTTGGGATTTTAGCCATCGTCTATAGTGTAAAAACGCGCCCGTTTTCTTCTTTTGTCCGCGGTCTGGTTCTATCCTCCATTTACTTTATATTCTCCATGGCTGGAGCAATAAATATGCTTCCCATGCTGCAAGTAGAGGGAATGGGAACCGGCATCTTGATCATCGGCTTCGTAATCCAAGGCCTGGTCACACTGCTCCTAGCGGCCTCGATCTACTTCTCGCTGGTTGGGGGAGATGGACTATGGCGCAAGGAAGGGTTCAATCTGTGGGCTCGCGCCAAAGAACCGGAGTATGGACGGCATGTCCTGGCCTCCATGCAAAACGGCTATTTATGGGCATTGATTCTGCTCGGTACGCAATCGGTCATCTTCCTGATCCTAGAGCGGGTGTTCGGCACCTGGTCCACGACCGATCCAACGCAATCTGCTTACAACATGCTATATCCCGTCCTGTTCCCTTTACTTGCCTGGGTGGCGGGGATCGGTGAAGAAGCAGTATATCGTTTATTCGGCATACCGATGCTGAAGAAAATTTTCCGCAGTACGTTCATTGCCAGCTTATTATCGTCGATTATCTGGGCGTTCGGGCATACCTTGTATCCCATTTACCCTGTCTATTCCCGCCCGATCGAGCTGGCGATTATCGGTTTGATGTTCAGCTTCGTCTTCTTGCGCTACGGCTATATTACGGCGATGTTCACTCATGTCATCTTCAACAGCATCCTCATGTCGCTTAGTCTTATGCTGATGGGCGGAGCACTGAACTGGTCTGCTGGTATATTCTATATCGCGCTGCCAGCCATCGTTGCGTTTGTGATCTATTTATTCAACCCTCCGGGCCGGAAGAGAAGCATTCCACCGGTACAACCAAAAGAAGAGGAGCCGCTGCTTACGACTCCTCGTCCCGAAGGGCATTTATAA
- a CDS encoding DUF4052 family protein, translating to MRAFRNQMAFHWHENRKRLFVFGAILLLLDIWLLAGYGIYEPENAMALVANNNFFAISIFIVLITYITAANSFPLLLGSGYTRKQYFWGSLAYLGAFNLAISLAQTLLTLVLKQLLPLLGFNLDEYIISFGRMWYSLFAAYFLLAMLFFLLSTLMYRYGFLWGAGLIAVYILGLNVFRTNNPTLIDATARTLADVLAPHYAIAASLATALICWLLYRSAEVKTS from the coding sequence ATGAGAGCGTTTCGTAATCAGATGGCCTTCCATTGGCATGAAAACCGCAAGCGCTTATTCGTTTTCGGAGCTATTTTGCTACTCCTTGATATTTGGCTGCTTGCCGGGTACGGCATATACGAGCCCGAGAATGCGATGGCTCTAGTGGCGAACAATAATTTCTTCGCGATTTCTATTTTTATCGTATTGATCACTTATATTACAGCCGCCAATTCGTTCCCATTGCTGTTAGGCTCCGGCTACACCCGTAAGCAATACTTCTGGGGCAGCCTCGCCTATTTGGGGGCATTCAATCTGGCGATATCCCTTGCGCAAACCCTTCTAACGCTGGTGCTTAAGCAACTGCTCCCTTTACTGGGCTTCAATCTGGACGAGTACATCATATCCTTCGGCCGGATGTGGTATTCATTGTTTGCAGCTTACTTTCTTCTGGCTATGCTGTTCTTCCTGCTGAGCACCTTAATGTATCGATACGGTTTCCTCTGGGGCGCTGGATTAATCGCCGTCTATATTCTCGGTTTGAATGTTTTTCGAACGAACAATCCTACCCTTATCGATGCGACAGCTAGAACTTTGGCGGATGTCCTTGCGCCTCATTATGCTATTGCAGCCTCCCTAGCCACCGCCCTCATCTGCTGGTTGCTATACCGCAGCGCTGAGGTGAAAACCTCCTAA